Proteins from a single region of Nocardiopsis dassonvillei subsp. dassonvillei DSM 43111:
- a CDS encoding ABC transporter substrate-binding protein — translation MASKKVLGLTAATAALVLGLTACGSDGGEGGGGGEGGEEFTYGILYPQTGNLAFLGPPQITAAEYAISEINAAGGILGTEVPAIVEGDEAGDNAQANEAANNLVSDQVNAVIGAAASGMTQATYDTITGAEIVQCSGSNTAAELSEIEDNGYYFRTAPSDLLSAVVMARTMVENGNQNIAIVARADDYGGGYAGALQTELENLGAQVVVNETYDPLATTFDSVVNSVTTEEPDAVALIAFEEGAQVIAQLLEGGTEGEQLYVTDGLNDPNLGETVSADSPESVTGITGIAPSADNPEFTEGLTSFNEELEVFQFAPQVYDCVTVIALAAEAAGSVNPSEYVAELPNVSRPEGTECGTFEECRDLLADGEEINYQGVSGNIDFNDNGDPTAATFEIFHYGEDGHEILAYEEHSLEE, via the coding sequence ATGGCTAGCAAGAAGGTCCTAGGCCTCACTGCCGCAACCGCGGCCCTCGTCCTCGGCCTGACCGCGTGTGGCAGCGACGGGGGAGAGGGAGGCGGCGGCGGTGAGGGCGGTGAAGAGTTCACCTACGGCATCCTCTACCCGCAGACCGGCAACCTCGCCTTCCTCGGCCCGCCCCAGATCACGGCCGCCGAGTACGCGATCTCCGAGATCAACGCCGCGGGCGGCATCCTCGGCACCGAGGTCCCCGCCATCGTCGAGGGCGACGAGGCGGGCGACAACGCCCAGGCCAACGAGGCCGCCAACAACCTCGTCTCCGACCAGGTGAACGCCGTCATCGGCGCCGCGGCCTCCGGCATGACCCAGGCGACCTACGACACCATCACCGGTGCCGAGATCGTCCAGTGCTCGGGCTCCAACACCGCCGCCGAGCTGAGCGAGATCGAGGACAACGGCTACTACTTCCGCACCGCGCCGAGCGACCTGCTCTCCGCGGTCGTGATGGCCCGCACGATGGTCGAGAACGGCAACCAGAACATCGCCATCGTCGCGCGCGCCGACGACTACGGCGGCGGCTACGCGGGCGCCCTCCAGACGGAGCTGGAGAACCTGGGCGCCCAGGTCGTGGTCAACGAGACCTACGACCCGCTGGCCACCACCTTCGACTCGGTCGTCAACAGCGTCACCACCGAGGAGCCGGACGCCGTCGCGCTCATCGCCTTCGAGGAGGGCGCGCAGGTCATCGCCCAGCTCCTGGAGGGCGGCACCGAGGGCGAGCAGCTCTACGTCACCGACGGCCTCAACGACCCGAACCTGGGCGAGACCGTCAGCGCCGACAGCCCCGAGAGCGTCACCGGCATCACCGGTATCGCCCCGAGCGCGGACAACCCCGAGTTCACCGAGGGCCTGACCAGCTTCAACGAGGAGCTGGAGGTCTTCCAGTTCGCCCCGCAGGTCTACGACTGCGTCACCGTGATCGCCCTGGCCGCCGAGGCCGCGGGTAGCGTGAACCCGTCCGAGTACGTCGCCGAGCTGCCCAACGTCAGCCGTCCCGAGGGCACCGAGTGCGGCACCTTCGAGGAGTGCCGCGACCTGCTGGCCGACGGTGAGGAGATCAACTACCAGGGCGTCAGCGGCAACATCGACTTCAACGACAACGGCGACCCGACCGCCGCCACCTTCGAGATCTTCCACTACGGGGAGGACGGCCACGAGATCCTGGCCTACGAGGAGCACTCCCTGGAGGAGTAG